A portion of the Channa argus isolate prfri chromosome 19, Channa argus male v1.0, whole genome shotgun sequence genome contains these proteins:
- the vill gene encoding villin-1 isoform X1, with amino-acid sequence MEPSIQSKNGKSKFGRMMNNDNQDNFKNVSRKPGLQIWTINNMQMVPVPGQAFGNFFEGDCYIVLNISEKKGSGQSADIHYWIGNTSSQDEQGAAAIYTTQLDEYLGGSPVQYREVQGNESARFRSYFKNGLVYKKGGVASGFNHIDTNVYNVLRLLHVKGKKHVTATEVEVSWNSFNKGDIFLLDMGKAIVQWNGPQSNRGEKLKAVLLAQDIRDRERGGRAQIAVVEGGDEQSSPELMKVMTAVLGQRTGPLKDAIPDDSTSQVQNTNVKLYHVFENGGNLVVQEVAKQPLTQDLLNSSDCYILDQGGSGVMVWKGKQSSKEERQEALNRALGYIKAKNYPASTSVEVMNEGGESAMFKHLFKSWRDKGQTQGLGTTYSMGKIAKVDQVKFDVMELHARPELAAQERMVDDGSGDVKVWRIEKLELAEVNPSTYGQFYGGDCYLVLYTYQISGQRQYLLYMWQGRHATQDEITACAYQAVNIDNKYNGAPVQVRVVMGKEPRHFLAIFKGKLIIFEGGTGRPGVVIPESSARLFQVRGTNELNTKATEVLARASSLNSNDVFLLKTDQICYLWYGKGCSGDERVMGRAMSDVLSKQDKQVVMEGQEPAEFWVALGGKSPYASDKRLQREEPPHSPRLFECSNQTGQFKMTEVNDFDQNDLDEEDVMLLDTWEEIFLWVGKLANQYETKEALNSAQEYLRTHPAGRDPDTTITSVKQGYEPPTFTGWFNAWDPHKWSGGNSYEEMKTKLSDAASLSQITVDLNNTNLSNSPVGVGGDGYRAPGGPVSNSPLNKLHKVDLSPRPSTPTSPSNQGAPTSSFTPSTLAGGAMSPSAGGAGMYLDPQLLVNKSPSDLPQGVDPTQRENYLSDLDFENLLGSRRSDFQRLPKWRQSDLKKKAGLF; translated from the exons ATGGAGCCCAGTATTCAGTCTAAAAATGGAAAGTCAAAG TTCGGCAGAATGATGAACAATGACAATCAAgacaactttaaaaatgtcagtcGAAAACCAGGCCTGCAGATCTGGACCATCAAT aacaTGCAGATGGTGCCTGTTCCAGGCCAAGCATTTGGTAACTTTTTTGAAGGAGACTGTTACATTGTTCTAAAT ATAAGTGAAAAGAAAGGTTCAGGCCAGTCTGCTGACATCCACTACTGGATAGGAAACACCTCCTCTCAGGACGAGCAAGGCGCAGCAGCCATTTACACCACCCAGCTGGACGAGTACTTGGGTGGGAGTCCGGTCCAGTACAGGGAGGTGCAGGGCAATGAGTCAGCCCGATTCAGAAGCTATTTCAAAAATGGCCTTGT CTACAAGAAGGGCGGAGTGGCCTCAGGTTTTAACCACATTGACACAAATGTCTACAATGTCCTGCGACTGCTGCATGTTAAAGGGAAGAAGCATGTCACAGCAACAGAG GTGGAGGTGTCGTGGAACAGCTTTAATAAAGGAGATATTTTTCTGCTTGATATGGGAAAAGCCATAGTGCAGTGGAACGGCCCGCAAAGCAACAGGGGAGAGAAGCTTAAG GCCGTGTTGTTGGCTCAGGACATTCGGGATAGAGAGAGAGGTGGTCGTGCTCAGATTGCTGTTGTGGAGGGGGGGGATGAGCAGAGTTCACCGGAGCTGATGAAAGTCATGACAGCGGTGCTCGGCCAAAGGACGGGGCCGCTGAAGGACGCCATCCCTGACGACAGCACCAGCCAAGTGCAGAACACTAATGTCAAACTTTACCA tgtttttgaaaATGGAGGGAACCTAGTGGTTCAAGAAGTGGCCAAGCAGCCTCTAACACAAGACCTGCTGAACTCCTCT GACTGTTATATTCTGGACCAGGGAGGTTCTGGTGTGATGGTGTGGAAAGGCAAACAATCCTCCAAGGAAGAGCGACAGGAAGCTCTGAACAGGGCATTA GGCTATATCAAAGCCAAGAACTACCCAGCCAGcaccagtgtggaggtgatgaACGAGGGAGGAGAGTCAGCCATGTTCAAGCACTTGTTTAAATCCTGGAGAGATAAAGGACAAACTCAGGGTCTGGGAACCACTTACAGCATGGGAAAGATAG CTAAGGTTGACCAGGTGAAGTTTGATGTGATGGAGCTCCATGCACGTCCTGAACTAGCAGCACAGGAACGCATGGTAGATGACGGCTCTGGGGATGTTAAA GTGTGGCGCATTGAGAAGTTGGAGCTGGCCGAAGTGAATCCAAGTACATACGGACAGTTTTATGGAGGAGATTGCTACTTGGTGCTGTACACATATCAAATATCAGGCCAGCGCCAATACCTACTGTACATGTGGCAG GGCCGTCATGCTACTCAAGATGAGATAACAGCTTGCGCCTACCAGGCTGTTAATATTGATAACAAATACAATGGAGCCCCGGTCCAGGTCAGGGTGGTCATGGGAAAGGAGCCCCGGCATTTCCTGGCTATTTTCAAAGGCAAACTCATCATCTTTGAG ggtggCACAGGTCGCCCAGGTGTGGTCATACCTGAAAGCAGTGCCAGACTCTTTCAGGTGAGAGGGACTAATGAGCTAAACACTAAAGCCACAGAGGTGTTGGCGAGAGCTTCTTCTCTCAACAGCAACGATGTGTTCCTCCTGAAGACAGACCAGATATGCTATTTGTGGTATGGAAAG GGCTGCAGTGGGGATGAGAGGGTGATGGGGAGAGCGATGTCTGATGTGCTGTCCAAGCAGGACAAGCAGGTGGTGATGGAGGGCCAGGAGCCAGCTGAATTCTGGGTGGCTCTGGGAGGAAAGTCACCCTATGCCAGCGACAAGAG ACTGCAGCGTGAGGAGCCTCCTCACAGTCCTCGGCTCTTTGAATGCTCCAATCAGACGGGTCAGTTTAAGATGACCGAGGTGAATGACTTTGATCAGAATGACCTGGACGAAGAGGATGTCATGCTGCTAGACACCTGGGAGGAG ATTTTCTTGTGGGTTGGAAAGCTTGCAAACCAGTACGAGACCAAAGAGGCGTTGAACAGTGCGCAGGAATACCTGAGGACCCACCCAGCAGGCCGTGACCCTGACACAACCATCACCTCTGTCAAACAGGGATACGAGCCTCCCACCTTCACTGGCTGGTTCAATGCATGGGATCCTCATAAGTGGAGC GGAGGAAACTCCTATGAGGAGATGAAAACAAAGCTGAGTGATGCAGCATCTCTCTCACAGATCACTGTA GACCTGAACAATACTAACCTGAGTAATAGTCCTGTAGGGGTGGGTGGGGATGGTTACAGAGCTCCAGGAGGCCCTGTAAGCAACTCTCCACTCAACAAACTCCACAAAGTTGATCTCTCTCCCAGACCCTCAACTCCCACCAGTCCATCCAACCAAGGAGCCCCAACCTCTAGCTTCACTCCATCAACCCTAGCTGGAGGCGCAATGTCCCCCTCTGCTGGAGGTGCTGGAATGTATCTGGATCCTCAGCTTCTCGTTAACAAGTCTCCCAGTGATCTGCCACAGGGAGTGGACCCCACTCAGAGAGAG
- the vill gene encoding villin-1 isoform X2, with translation MMNNDNQDNFKNVSRKPGLQIWTINNMQMVPVPGQAFGNFFEGDCYIVLNISEKKGSGQSADIHYWIGNTSSQDEQGAAAIYTTQLDEYLGGSPVQYREVQGNESARFRSYFKNGLVYKKGGVASGFNHIDTNVYNVLRLLHVKGKKHVTATEVEVSWNSFNKGDIFLLDMGKAIVQWNGPQSNRGEKLKAVLLAQDIRDRERGGRAQIAVVEGGDEQSSPELMKVMTAVLGQRTGPLKDAIPDDSTSQVQNTNVKLYHVFENGGNLVVQEVAKQPLTQDLLNSSDCYILDQGGSGVMVWKGKQSSKEERQEALNRALGYIKAKNYPASTSVEVMNEGGESAMFKHLFKSWRDKGQTQGLGTTYSMGKIAKVDQVKFDVMELHARPELAAQERMVDDGSGDVKVWRIEKLELAEVNPSTYGQFYGGDCYLVLYTYQISGQRQYLLYMWQGRHATQDEITACAYQAVNIDNKYNGAPVQVRVVMGKEPRHFLAIFKGKLIIFEGGTGRPGVVIPESSARLFQVRGTNELNTKATEVLARASSLNSNDVFLLKTDQICYLWYGKGCSGDERVMGRAMSDVLSKQDKQVVMEGQEPAEFWVALGGKSPYASDKRLQREEPPHSPRLFECSNQTGQFKMTEVNDFDQNDLDEEDVMLLDTWEEIFLWVGKLANQYETKEALNSAQEYLRTHPAGRDPDTTITSVKQGYEPPTFTGWFNAWDPHKWSGGNSYEEMKTKLSDAASLSQITVDLNNTNLSNSPVGVGGDGYRAPGGPVSNSPLNKLHKVDLSPRPSTPTSPSNQGAPTSSFTPSTLAGGAMSPSAGGAGMYLDPQLLVNKSPSDLPQGVDPTQRENYLSDLDFENLLGSRRSDFQRLPKWRQSDLKKKAGLF, from the exons ATGATGAACAATGACAATCAAgacaactttaaaaatgtcagtcGAAAACCAGGCCTGCAGATCTGGACCATCAAT aacaTGCAGATGGTGCCTGTTCCAGGCCAAGCATTTGGTAACTTTTTTGAAGGAGACTGTTACATTGTTCTAAAT ATAAGTGAAAAGAAAGGTTCAGGCCAGTCTGCTGACATCCACTACTGGATAGGAAACACCTCCTCTCAGGACGAGCAAGGCGCAGCAGCCATTTACACCACCCAGCTGGACGAGTACTTGGGTGGGAGTCCGGTCCAGTACAGGGAGGTGCAGGGCAATGAGTCAGCCCGATTCAGAAGCTATTTCAAAAATGGCCTTGT CTACAAGAAGGGCGGAGTGGCCTCAGGTTTTAACCACATTGACACAAATGTCTACAATGTCCTGCGACTGCTGCATGTTAAAGGGAAGAAGCATGTCACAGCAACAGAG GTGGAGGTGTCGTGGAACAGCTTTAATAAAGGAGATATTTTTCTGCTTGATATGGGAAAAGCCATAGTGCAGTGGAACGGCCCGCAAAGCAACAGGGGAGAGAAGCTTAAG GCCGTGTTGTTGGCTCAGGACATTCGGGATAGAGAGAGAGGTGGTCGTGCTCAGATTGCTGTTGTGGAGGGGGGGGATGAGCAGAGTTCACCGGAGCTGATGAAAGTCATGACAGCGGTGCTCGGCCAAAGGACGGGGCCGCTGAAGGACGCCATCCCTGACGACAGCACCAGCCAAGTGCAGAACACTAATGTCAAACTTTACCA tgtttttgaaaATGGAGGGAACCTAGTGGTTCAAGAAGTGGCCAAGCAGCCTCTAACACAAGACCTGCTGAACTCCTCT GACTGTTATATTCTGGACCAGGGAGGTTCTGGTGTGATGGTGTGGAAAGGCAAACAATCCTCCAAGGAAGAGCGACAGGAAGCTCTGAACAGGGCATTA GGCTATATCAAAGCCAAGAACTACCCAGCCAGcaccagtgtggaggtgatgaACGAGGGAGGAGAGTCAGCCATGTTCAAGCACTTGTTTAAATCCTGGAGAGATAAAGGACAAACTCAGGGTCTGGGAACCACTTACAGCATGGGAAAGATAG CTAAGGTTGACCAGGTGAAGTTTGATGTGATGGAGCTCCATGCACGTCCTGAACTAGCAGCACAGGAACGCATGGTAGATGACGGCTCTGGGGATGTTAAA GTGTGGCGCATTGAGAAGTTGGAGCTGGCCGAAGTGAATCCAAGTACATACGGACAGTTTTATGGAGGAGATTGCTACTTGGTGCTGTACACATATCAAATATCAGGCCAGCGCCAATACCTACTGTACATGTGGCAG GGCCGTCATGCTACTCAAGATGAGATAACAGCTTGCGCCTACCAGGCTGTTAATATTGATAACAAATACAATGGAGCCCCGGTCCAGGTCAGGGTGGTCATGGGAAAGGAGCCCCGGCATTTCCTGGCTATTTTCAAAGGCAAACTCATCATCTTTGAG ggtggCACAGGTCGCCCAGGTGTGGTCATACCTGAAAGCAGTGCCAGACTCTTTCAGGTGAGAGGGACTAATGAGCTAAACACTAAAGCCACAGAGGTGTTGGCGAGAGCTTCTTCTCTCAACAGCAACGATGTGTTCCTCCTGAAGACAGACCAGATATGCTATTTGTGGTATGGAAAG GGCTGCAGTGGGGATGAGAGGGTGATGGGGAGAGCGATGTCTGATGTGCTGTCCAAGCAGGACAAGCAGGTGGTGATGGAGGGCCAGGAGCCAGCTGAATTCTGGGTGGCTCTGGGAGGAAAGTCACCCTATGCCAGCGACAAGAG ACTGCAGCGTGAGGAGCCTCCTCACAGTCCTCGGCTCTTTGAATGCTCCAATCAGACGGGTCAGTTTAAGATGACCGAGGTGAATGACTTTGATCAGAATGACCTGGACGAAGAGGATGTCATGCTGCTAGACACCTGGGAGGAG ATTTTCTTGTGGGTTGGAAAGCTTGCAAACCAGTACGAGACCAAAGAGGCGTTGAACAGTGCGCAGGAATACCTGAGGACCCACCCAGCAGGCCGTGACCCTGACACAACCATCACCTCTGTCAAACAGGGATACGAGCCTCCCACCTTCACTGGCTGGTTCAATGCATGGGATCCTCATAAGTGGAGC GGAGGAAACTCCTATGAGGAGATGAAAACAAAGCTGAGTGATGCAGCATCTCTCTCACAGATCACTGTA GACCTGAACAATACTAACCTGAGTAATAGTCCTGTAGGGGTGGGTGGGGATGGTTACAGAGCTCCAGGAGGCCCTGTAAGCAACTCTCCACTCAACAAACTCCACAAAGTTGATCTCTCTCCCAGACCCTCAACTCCCACCAGTCCATCCAACCAAGGAGCCCCAACCTCTAGCTTCACTCCATCAACCCTAGCTGGAGGCGCAATGTCCCCCTCTGCTGGAGGTGCTGGAATGTATCTGGATCCTCAGCTTCTCGTTAACAAGTCTCCCAGTGATCTGCCACAGGGAGTGGACCCCACTCAGAGAGAG